Genomic DNA from Chloroflexota bacterium:
AGATTATGCAGAAACAGCTAGAAAGAACGCGCGAGGATGAATTACAGGCGCTTGCCATGGATTACCTGGAAGCCTTCGAGGCCCGGGATCTGGAACGTTGCGTGGCCTTCTACGACGATTCGGCGACGGTTGTCTTTCACGTCGGGCGTTACGAGGGCAAGGAGGCGATCACCACCTGGCATCAGGACCGTTTCGGTGCAGACTTGCAGCTCCTTAGCATGGATGGCACGAGTGCATTGGGAGACACGGTCACCATTGATGCCACCGCGACCTCCAAGCGTCTGAAAGCCTGGAGAATCCCAAGCCTCGCTGCCAAGGTGGAATTCACTTTCGATGGCGACCTGATTACATATGCGAAGTTTGGGCTACGCGTTTAGATGTGGCCCA
This window encodes:
- a CDS encoding nuclear transport factor 2 family protein; this translates as MQKQLERTREDELQALAMDYLEAFEARDLERCVAFYDDSATVVFHVGRYEGKEAITTWHQDRFGADLQLLSMDGTSALGDTVTIDATATSKRLKAWRIPSLAAKVEFTFDGDLITYAKFGLRV